The Meriones unguiculatus strain TT.TT164.6M chromosome 3, Bangor_MerUng_6.1, whole genome shotgun sequence genomic sequence GCTCAAGGGAGATTAGACCTGAGAGGTGAGTCAATGTCACTCTCCTCCGCCAGTGTGGAAGGCAACCTTCTCTCCCAAAGCGGAAAAGTAGGGCATACCAACCTGGCCAGAAGATGTTTTCAAGTGTGAACTCTATCCAAGAAGAGAGAGCTGCCACCGTGTACTCCAGACTGTGATTCAGGAGGAAGGAATCCAAGGACAGACTTTTGGGATTATTGACAGCTGTCACTAAATACTCAGAATAGTGGAATAGTGACAGCGAGCACACGTacctatttaaaaacaaagagaaagcgGTAAACCAGGTAGAGCCAGGGTAGGCGAAAGCACAGAGCTGGGTGCACAGAACTGTCCCTAAAGCCACACGGTGCGGCATCACCCCCTGAGTGGCACGGGCCGTATACACGCCATCCCTTCCCTCTCCAGCTTGCAGAAGTGGGGTTGAGTGATGGTGCTGTCATGTTTCTGAATGTCACAGACAAAACTAAAAAAATCTCCAAAGGTGAAGGGGAAACTATGGTCCCTTTTACTCCTTTTAATATGACAATTTCACATTTTAACATGAAACGGGGGTATCAACAAAGTAGTGACACATGTTGGGAAACAAAattcaacaaaactaaaataattcCAGCAAAGGATTAGATGGCTCAGCATACTGATAATAGGAGATAAAGCTTTTTACCTTGAAGCCACGATTCATATCCAAGTCAGAGGCTAGAAGGCTCAAGGGACTGAACTCATAGTGTAGGGGAAAGTCCTACACTGGCTGTGGGGGGAGCACTAGCCGGGACCTAATAGAAACCAAGATGGAAAAGGCTTAGAAGACACAGGGACACTCGCCCCTTCCCATCACCGCGGACCTGCACCCCTTCACAGCAACTTCAGGTGATGGGACCTCTGGAGAGGGCACAGACAGACCCATTTCCATCCACCACAGAATCCACTGGCATGCACAGTCGTGTTCAGCAGACTTGGAATGTGGGGACTCAGGGAAGGCAGCAGGCCGCTCCTTCAGAACCCTACTTAGCCTCCTGTTCTAGCAGAGCCCAGACAGGGATGAAGAGAGGCCCCCACTCACCCACTACTGTTGACCCTCACCTCAACATCATCATCCCCAAGTCTCTCTTACCAGCCAAAGTGGTTCCAAGAGGAGTGGCTGAAACTGAGTAGCACACCGCAGCCAAACACAAAGCCAAGGAAACAAGCTCGGATGGCTATCTGCAAAAACACACCCAAAACGAGCCTCGGTCACCAGATGTCCCACTTGCAGAGCCCAAACCTAGATGGCACGCTGTCCTGGATTAGCAAGGCCGTCAGTGAGCCGAGTCCATTTGCTCACAAGATAAAGAGGATCAAGTAGGGCTGCTTGCATTCAAACCCCGTTCTTACCCGGCCCCCTCTGGCCTTGAGCAAGGTACTTAAGTAAGGCTTTCCCTATCTGCGCCATGGGATAACAACAGTATTGTGTTTTGGGGCAGCACAGAGGACTCACCTTGCAAAGCACCTAAAAATAACCAATTTTAACAGCCATAATAATAACCATTATTATTACTGCTAGCAACAGAAGGGCTATCTACAGAAAAACTACTTAAGCCCAGTTTATGGCTGATACTCCCAAGTCAACAATTCTAATCAGAACACCAGAACTGTGCACCCAGTCACCTCTGTGAAGTGGGGCATTTGACATAAATTAAAAACCCGTGGATTTGCTTACTTTCCACCTAACGAAATGTAATTAACACCTACAGCTAGAAGTGGGTCCCTCCTGTGACCTCAACTTACGGCTGAGATACAAGCCTGTAGGAGGCATCCCGTAACGCGGCGCGGGCGGGGATAGGGGGTAAGCCCACCATAGCCGTGTTTCTTTAACGCTCGCTCCAGTTCCTACTCCCAGCCTGCCCGGTCCCTGTCCATCCACACCAGGCCTGCCTGACGGATCCTGGTCCCCGCGCCCAGCCTTCCTGGTTCTAGGATACCTGGCCCAACCACCGTTGCCCCGTCCCGGCCCGATCGGTTCCAGATCCCTGTTTACGCGGGCTCATCTGCCCTGCCTCCAGCTCCACTGCACCCGGCCCGCCTTGCCCCATCACAGACAGCTCGGTCCTGCCTAGTCCTCACCTACTCCGCCCACCCTGCCCCAAGCCCGCCCGGTCCCGGTCCACCCGTCCGTCCCTGGTCCAGGTCTACCGGTCCACCCCGTCCCTGGTCCGTGTTTGGAGTCCCGGTCTACTGGTCCATCCTGTCCGTCCCGCCCTGTCCCTGGTACATGCCAATTGGTCCCCACCCGTCCCGCCCGCCCGTCCCCGGTCCCTCCGCACCTGGTAGCGCGGCGGCCGgtagagcagcagcagcagcgcgtTGAGCCCGGCCACGTAGAGTGCCAGCCCGGTGCGGCCCTGCAGGCCGGCGCGCGTGAGCAACGGCAGAGCGAGCACCGAGGCGCCCAGGAGGAAGGTAGCGAGGCTGAGGCGCGCCTCGGAGCCCGGCGGAACCCGCGCCGCGCAGCCCGCCATGGCGCAGGGCGGCGGAAGAGCCGGCGGCGGACTAGAGGGCCGAAACGCCGACTGTAGCCGGGGAAACCCAAGGCTGCGCCTGCGCACTCCTCCGCCGACGCCGGCTCGGGAAGGGCAGCTGCCCGGAGCCGTGAGCTGCTGGAGAGTTCTCGCGAGAATGCCGCGGAGAGGGGCTGAGGACTGGAATTTAGAGCGAGCGGCACGCCCTGCAGGCCACGCCCCGCTGTCTCGGGATAACCTGACGTCAGCAGAGGGGCGACACATGAGCCCGGAAGTCGCCTCCTACTCCGGCTGTACAGAAACAGCTAAGCGTAACCACCGCTCGTTCGCACCGCGGCCCCAGAACAGACCCGGCTCCGCGCAGGCGCGAGCGGGGTACGTGGACCCGGCGACCACCCTTCAGGACCCGCCTTCGTGGCCTCCCAGAAATGGGATCACCCCTCCCCACCAAATGGAACTACAGTTTTTACAGGCGGCGAGCCAAACTTTGGGACGCCATCCTTGCTTGATTTGGGGAAGAAGCGTGGGAGAAGGATTGAAATCTATCAGCGAATACTTTTAGGTGGCAACATTTTGGACGATTTTTATTGACCCATAAAGATGTTAATGTTAAAATCAGAAATTCtcaccttttaaaaaagatttatttatttactttatgtatatgagcgcTCTATCTGCGtgcacatctgcacaccagaagggggcatcagatctcattatagatggttgtgagccagcatgtggttgctgggaattgaacccaggagcTCTGGAatagcagtcagtgctcttagccgctgagccatctctccagccccagccttcaCTTTTTATCATTTTAACTGTATATAGTATTTCCACATATTCATGAGGATCAACACAACGTAGGTGCGACAGGGCTGGAATCccattcagagatccacctgcctctgcctccctagtgctgacaTGGAAGGCACGGGCTACACACCCAGTCCtgtttggcttttgagacagtgtatcCTCTGTAGCGAACTCTAGATACCCGGAAGATGCTCGGGGACTTACACTCCTGCAGCCTCTCCCTTCCTGAAGGCTGGAACTGCTGGTGTGAGCTATGACTCCAGGTTTTATCTGGTGCTAGGGTTCGAACTGAGGGCTTCTTGTATGACAGGTAAGCAGTCCGTGGATTGTGGAGTTGGTTTGATTTCAGTCCAGAAGAGAGGCCCTGGGGTGAGAGGGCTGCAGCATAGAAGGGTGCATGAAAGACCTTAGGATCTGGCAAGTACTGAAAATGAGGACACCACTGAAGGACCAAGAGTTGATGCTGGATTTAAAATCGGAGGCAGGAAGGAACACACCTAAGCTAATCCTGGCAGGAGCCCTGATGTGTGGGCATGAGGATGGAGACCCTGGGCTGTTATCCCAGGCTCCAGGACCCTGCATCCTGTCTTGGTGGCCGTAGACAGGTGACTTCTGTTGAGCTTGTCTTCCTGTAAAATGGAATCCTAATTTCACTGTCTTAGACTGACACTTACCTGCTGTCCTACTTGACCACAACCATCACGTTGgcacagcctagagtcatctgaaaagagAGGCTTTGACAGGGAGTTGCACCATCAGGTTGGTCTGTAGGCATGCCTAAGAGGTGTCATCTTGGTTATTAATTAGTGTGGGAGGATCCACTGTGGGCGGCACCGTTCCTTGGTGAGTATTCCTGGGCTGTACGAGGAAGCTGAGCGTGGGCAAGGAAGCAAGTCACAGAGCAGCATCCTCCGTGGCTTCTGCTGAGCTCTTGTTTGAGCTCTGACCCTGAGTTCTCCCAGTGACAGCCGTGACCTGGAAGAAGGGTGCAAGAATAATCTGTAAAGCCCTGCACCGTGTTGAAATCGTGCGTGGGAGACATTAAAGTGGGGTGATGGGAACTAGAAACAGATCTAGTGGTTCGTGACGGAatcacagcaacacacacacgaAGTAAGGCATTCTAgtctcctttctgttgctgtgacaaaatgctgaCCAAAGGGAACTTGAGAAGGGAAAGGTTCATGGCTTGACAGTTCCACGGCATGGCCCACTGAGAGGAGCCAGGGCAGGAACCAAGAAGAAACGCTGCTTTCTGGCTGGCTCACCTGCTCACACTTAGGTAGCGTTCTTCAGCCCAGCATCACCTGTCTGAGGTTtgatgccccccacccccaccagacaTGTCCAGTTTGATTTAGGCAAGTCCTCATTTGGGCTGTGTCAATGTGACACTAAAAGCTAAGCAGGACATAAAGGTGACAGCTTCAGTGCCATACTAGAAGGAGACCTGGGCTGAGAGCAGCAGTTAAGGCTGCTTcctcagactcaggtcctcttcCCTGCACCAGGACACGTCAGAGCCGCTAGAGGGTGCCTGTTGCCCTTCACTTCAAGGAAGCTCTTGGCTGTGAGGCACAAAACCCTCTCTGGCGGAAGCCCCTTCTCAGGCCCTGAGCTTTTGATCTCCACCCTTAGGTACCTAGCAGAGCATAACTGACTCACAGTTGGGAGAACTCATCAACTCCATCCTCTGCCTGTCACCTCCCCTGAGGCTCCTGTCCTTCTTCAGCCCTGCCCTAGaggtgggaggaaggaaaagatgtgCCCTGCCAGGTGGGGCTACACCCCAGGGAATTGGAACTTTGAGGGATTGCTGGATCACTCAGGACCCAGAGCTCAGTGCAGTGACAAAGGAGAAGGGCAACAGGCAAATCTATACACATCTGGCCATGTGTATACCCAGAGAAACAGTCACACAGAAAGCACATGTACCCAAGAAAACAGTTTCAGAGAGTGCCTATAGCCAGAGAAGCAACCACACATCCAGAGTGAATATAACCCAAGATACAGTCACATTTGGAGAGTGCATATACTCAGAGGAatagtcacacacacagagacagtaCACACCCACACAAAGAGCATGTGGACCCAAGGAAATAGTTGTACACAGAGagtacatatacccagaggaacCCATgttctctcacacagacacatagagcCAGGAAAACAGTCACGCAGAGGGATACACCTAGATGGGCAGGGAAGCACAGGCTTTTCCCACAGGAGAGGAAAGCAGTCTGATAAACGGAAGCACTGTGCACACAGAGGAGATGACAGATCTACAGAATAGCAAGAAAGAATGGGGGAAATGCCCAGTTCTGGGATGTACTGCTTGCCTTTTCTtgaaaataagcatttgaatgtgTTTTGTTCTGAGAACTTCCAGGCAAGTACAAAAGGAGCTCTCTCTCAAGCTGTAGGGTCCCTCTGCAGCCCATGCCCCTCCCATCCTTAGATGCCACCACCACGGTGGCTAAAGCAGCTAAAGCAGCTTTCCTGCCTGGGCCCAGCTGGAACGTGCTCTTGTTTAAAGTGTAAAGAAACTGAAGCAAAGAAGCTGACTGAGACTGCATTATTGGAAcagcaaagtcttcctctgtgtgaaGGCTAGGAGCCACGTATCGAtcatatacatgaacacacatgtaggTAGCTACAGGAAGTTGCAAGTATTTTGTGGTTTGACCGGAAGTGGGGCAGGTTGTTTTTTATACCTGGGCATATTGTTTTTGCTGGTGGAACAGAATGGTCAGGCTGGGGCCAAGCAATTCCTCATGTCTAGTGGTGATTGCCCTGTACAGCTTGACTGAGTGCCTCATGACATGAGGCAGTTACCAACACTAAAATCACTTAACATTTCCAAATTAAACCACAGGTTGAGGTGAAATCAggttccagtcttttttttttttttttaagtcttctatttattatttttaagtgtgtgtgtgtgcgtgcacacacacacacactcgagtGTAGATGTCAGTGGAGCCCAGAGGCCAGTTGAACCCCCCTGAGGCTGGGGccacaggtggttatgagccatcttctgcaagaacagtatgtaCTCTTAAGCACcgaggcatctctccagtccccagggTTTTGTTTCTGAAGCAGTGTGGTTTTACTGAACAAGCAAGATCAtgaagaggagagcagagcaagCCCAACCCGGTACAGGGATGCACGGATGAGACAGGCTTCACACAGGCTCATAAGCAAGCACACGCAACATTCCCAGGATGAAAGCTGGCTCCTGTTATTTCATCCAAAAGCTGGAAGCTCGCATCCTGTTCTTCAGTGATGGATGGATGCCAGATCAGCCATTTGCAGAAAGCTGCTTCCCCCCTGCAGCTCCTGGTTATTCAAGGCCTCAGGCCTATCCAGAGTGCACATGGAAGCTGTGAGGCGGTGGGGAGGAGTCTGGGTCTCTGCTGGAGACAGCCCCAGTCTTCCAAAAGAAAGTTTTCTCTCCTCAGGCTCAAGGAATGAAAGCACCTCTTTCCAGTCTAGGAAATGACTCGAGATTTATGCGCACATCAGGCCACGGTGCAGAAGTCATATGTGCACAAAAGGCCCGGGTAAATATTTAAAGATTAGAGCCAGCTCCAGGGAGACACAAAAGGCCAGGACAAAGAGGGTCTCTCTGAATTCCCTCTTCTGAGCGGGTCACTGTTGATGCACTCACTGAAGCCCCAGCCTTTGTCCCCTGAAGGGCCCTTGGCTGCTGGGCTATTTCAAGTCTCAAGACAGCTAAAGAGAGTTAAACAATTGTAGCCTCTCCAACCCCATCTGGAGACAATCAGTGGAGTCATTTCAGGGCCTTTGCTGGGTCTTGATAGTTAATTACACACAGCAATCACTTACTCCCACTTTGAGACACGTGCAGAGGGAACAGGCTTCTTCCAGTTACCGCCAGTGCCCACAGCAGTCTGGCCGGGCTTGTCCCTCAGCCCTGGTTTAAAGCTGGCAGTGAGAAGAAAGGGCCTCTCATCCAGGACCCAGTGCTGGCGCCTGGGACTGGAGGTGGGACTTTGGTTGGGGGCTTCAAAACCCTTCCCCACTTTGTTTCCAGACCTGTGTGTGCTTTTTGGAATGGGAAAGGCACAAAGGCATTGGGCCCCTCAGATTCCTCAGtgtgagagagggtgggagtgcTGGTGGGTTGAGGGCCCTCTGGGAACCTAAAAGGAACTTTTCTCCTTGAGTGAGCAAAGGGGGCCTGGGTTTCCCCTGCTCTTCCTGGGTCTGTGCTGCTTTCCAGGTGTCTCGGGACCCCGAGTGCTAAAGATGGAAAGGCAGTTGGTGACCCACATCCCGTTTACATAAGCAGGTTTCTAAGTTGGTCATAACCTTCCGAGCAGTCCAAAAGCGAGAACTTTGCTCAGAGAACACGCGAGCAGGAGCCTCTGGGAAAGCTCTCTCTCCCGGGTGGGTGTGCCTGCCAGTGCAAGTCAGACGTCTGTCCCTCGTGGGCAGATGGAACACCAGCCCTCAGCCTGCATCTCTTAATAACCGCCATCTTTTCCAGTGGCCTTGCTGCAAGCAAAGGTCTGGCCTTAACTCAGTGGGAGAAGCGCTGCCTAGAGGAAGACCCTGTAAGGAAAGCCCCTGTAGTGGAAGAAAGAGGGCTGTTTCACGGGGTCCCTCCTGGTCATGATCTCACACGACCCTCAGCCGCAGGAGAGGGCACTGGGAGGTGTTTTGTGGCGATGGAGGAAGGAACAGGAGAGAAGTCCGCCCAGGTGGAGAGACCCTGCCCACGGACTGCCCCGGAGAGAGTGGCAGCGGGAGGGTGCTGCAGCGGAGCGCAGACTTGAATAATGGATCCTAGCAGAGCGCAACCGCTGAGAATCCGGTCCCGGCCGCGTGGCGGGCCTCGCTTCCCCCAGCCAAAGCAGAACATTGAGAATTAGCTCATTTTGTGGTCAATTTCCCACTACCTAAGAAACACTTAGCCACCCACGTGAACGGCCCCACCCAGTGCAGCCGCGATCCCTGGGCACTGAGGGTACTGGGGTGCGGGTGGGGGCGAGAGCGCAGGACTTTATAGTGACCCTAAATCTGGAGAGGGGGCGGGCCCAGTGCCTGGCGCCCCGTAGTGCGCCGGAGAGTGGTGCACAGAACCAT encodes the following:
- the Icmt gene encoding protein-S-isoprenylcysteine O-methyltransferase isoform X2; this translates as MAGCAARVPPGSEARLSLATFLLGASVLALPLLTRAGLQGRTGLALYVAGLNALLLLLYRPPRYQIAIRACFLGFVFGCGVLLSFSHSSWNHFGWYVCSLSLFHYSEYLVTAVNNPKSLSLDSFLLNHSLEYTVAALSSWIEFTLENIFWPELKQITWLSATGLLMVVFGECLRKAAMFTAGSNFNHVVQSEKSDTHTLVTSGVYAWFRHPSYVGWFYWSIGTQLANPVRLPSSSVPHLANNSQLV
- the Icmt gene encoding protein-S-isoprenylcysteine O-methyltransferase isoform X1, with product MAGCAARVPPGSEARLSLATFLLGASVLALPLLTRAGLQGRTGLALYVAGLNALLLLLYRPPRYQIAIRACFLGFVFGCGVLLSFSHSSWNHFGWYVCSLSLFHYSEYLVTAVNNPKSLSLDSFLLNHSLEYTVAALSSWIEFTLENIFWPELKQITWLSATGLLMVVFGECLRKAAMFTAGSNFNHVVQSEKSDTHTLVTSGVYAWFRHPSYVGWFYWSIGTQVMLCNPICGVVYALTVWRFFRDRTEEEEISLIHFFGEEYLEYKKRVPTGLPFIKGVKVEL